One Halostella salina genomic region harbors:
- a CDS encoding ABC transporter ATP-binding protein, with product MTAIETNGLTKRFGEDVLAVDDLDLSIEEGEIFGFLGPNGAGKSTTINLLLDFIRPTDGSATVLGHDAQAESEAIRRKVGILPEGAAVYDRLTGREHVEWAIETKGADDDPDEVIETVGLSPEDARRPAGGYSKGMTQRLSFGMALVGDPDLLILDEPSSGLDPNGIQEMRELIREEAADGTTVFFSSHILPEVEAVCDRVAIMNEGRLATVDSIENLRDGSDAQARIDVEVAGDPGAVDLAGVGGVVSATVEDDAVSVVCEDATVKVDVVTAVARQAEVVDILSEDTSLEELFNAYTSGETPEKDAPRAEVTA from the coding sequence ATGACCGCTATCGAAACGAACGGCCTGACGAAACGCTTCGGCGAGGACGTACTCGCAGTCGACGACCTCGACCTCTCGATCGAGGAGGGCGAGATCTTCGGCTTTCTCGGCCCGAACGGCGCGGGGAAGTCGACGACGATCAACCTGCTGCTCGACTTCATCCGCCCCACCGACGGGTCGGCGACGGTGCTCGGCCACGACGCGCAGGCCGAGTCCGAGGCGATCCGGCGGAAGGTCGGCATCCTCCCGGAGGGCGCTGCCGTCTACGACCGCCTCACCGGCCGCGAGCACGTCGAGTGGGCGATCGAGACCAAGGGGGCCGACGACGACCCCGACGAGGTGATCGAGACGGTCGGGCTCTCGCCCGAGGACGCCCGCCGCCCGGCGGGCGGCTACTCGAAGGGGATGACCCAGCGGCTCTCCTTCGGCATGGCGCTGGTCGGCGACCCCGACCTGCTGATCCTCGACGAGCCCTCCTCGGGGCTGGACCCCAACGGCATCCAGGAGATGCGCGAACTGATCCGCGAGGAAGCCGCCGACGGGACGACGGTGTTTTTCTCCAGCCACATCCTCCCGGAGGTCGAGGCGGTGTGTGACCGCGTCGCCATCATGAACGAGGGGCGGCTGGCGACGGTCGACTCCATCGAGAACCTGCGGGACGGCTCCGACGCACAGGCCCGGATCGACGTGGAGGTCGCGGGCGACCCCGGGGCGGTCGACCTCGCCGGCGTCGGCGGCGTCGTCTCGGCGACGGTGGAGGACGACGCCGTCTCGGTCGTCTGCGAGGACGCGACGGTGAAAGTCGACGTGGTGACCGCTGTCGCCCGGCAGGCAGAGGTCGTCGACATCCTCTCCGAGGACACGTCGCTTGAGGAACTGTTCAACGCGTACACGTCCGGCGAGACGCCCGAGAAGGACGCCCCCAGAGCGGAGGTGACGGCATGA
- a CDS encoding S9 family peptidase encodes MGLPAATRTPLPGAAGSRPVSYDIERYLNVRKAYGASFGPDGERLAFLLDTTGVPQVWTLDAPGAWPDQRTFAEERVTFASWSPERDELAFGMDEGGNERAQLFRLDAGDGTITPLTATPDAKHRWGGWSHDGERFAFASNRRDESVFDVYVQDRAATGDGAELVHEGDGWLSVAGWSPDDDRLIVHEAHASFDHDLHVLHLDSGELEHLTPDTDEVRYSSPEWGPDGDAIYLVSDEGADTTYLARLDLDSHDLAVVAEGGEWNVGGVAVDDETGRLAYSRNVDGYTDLTVGELAGPTEIAEFPEPDLPGGVCGGVSFGPDAERFAITVNGDAVNPNVYVVDVATGDAERWTDAPTAGIPRDRFRESELVRVESFDGLEVPGFLTLPEGAGGDGGGSDDATAGDTPVVVDIHGGPESQRRPSFHGVKQYLVDRGYAVFEPNVRGSSGYGRAYTALDDVEKRMDSVADIEACVDWLADHPAVDPDRIAAMGGSYGGFMVLAALTEYPDLWAAGVDIVGIANFVTFLENTGDWRRSLREAEYGSLADDREFLESISPIHSVDDIAAPLFVLHGENDPRVPVGEAEQIVERAREQGVPVRKLIFEDEGHGFTKLENRIEAYSAVAEFLDEHV; translated from the coding sequence ATGGGATTGCCAGCTGCCACCCGAACCCCTTTGCCGGGGGCGGCCGGATCCCGCCCCGTGAGCTACGACATCGAGCGGTACCTCAACGTCCGGAAGGCCTACGGCGCGTCGTTCGGTCCCGACGGGGAGCGGCTCGCCTTCCTGCTGGACACGACCGGCGTCCCGCAGGTGTGGACGCTGGACGCGCCGGGTGCGTGGCCCGACCAGCGAACGTTTGCCGAGGAGCGCGTCACGTTCGCCTCGTGGTCGCCCGAGCGCGACGAACTCGCCTTCGGCATGGACGAGGGCGGTAACGAGCGCGCACAGCTGTTCCGCCTCGACGCGGGCGACGGGACGATAACGCCCCTGACGGCGACGCCCGACGCAAAACACCGGTGGGGTGGCTGGAGCCACGACGGCGAGCGCTTCGCGTTCGCCTCGAACCGCCGCGACGAGTCCGTCTTCGACGTGTACGTGCAGGACCGCGCCGCGACGGGCGACGGGGCCGAACTCGTCCACGAGGGCGACGGCTGGCTCTCGGTCGCCGGATGGTCCCCCGACGACGACCGGCTGATCGTCCACGAGGCCCACGCCAGCTTCGACCACGACCTGCACGTCCTCCACCTCGACTCGGGGGAACTGGAACACCTGACGCCCGACACCGACGAGGTACGCTACAGCAGCCCCGAGTGGGGCCCCGACGGCGACGCGATCTATCTAGTCAGCGACGAGGGCGCGGACACGACCTATCTCGCGCGACTGGACCTCGACAGCCATGACCTCGCCGTCGTCGCGGAGGGCGGCGAGTGGAACGTCGGCGGCGTCGCCGTGGACGACGAGACCGGACGGCTCGCCTACTCGCGGAACGTCGACGGGTACACGGACCTCACCGTCGGCGAACTGGCGGGACCGACCGAGATAGCCGAGTTTCCGGAGCCGGACCTGCCGGGCGGCGTCTGCGGCGGTGTGAGCTTCGGCCCGGACGCCGAGCGGTTCGCGATCACGGTCAACGGCGACGCGGTCAACCCGAACGTCTACGTCGTCGACGTGGCGACCGGCGACGCCGAGCGCTGGACGGACGCGCCGACCGCCGGCATCCCGCGCGACCGGTTCCGCGAGTCCGAACTCGTCCGGGTCGAGAGCTTCGACGGACTGGAGGTGCCCGGGTTCCTCACGCTGCCCGAGGGAGCCGGAGGCGACGGGGGCGGCAGCGACGATGCGACCGCCGGCGACACGCCGGTCGTCGTCGACATCCACGGCGGCCCGGAGAGCCAGCGCCGGCCGTCGTTCCACGGGGTCAAGCAGTACCTCGTCGACCGCGGCTACGCCGTGTTCGAGCCGAACGTCCGCGGCTCCTCGGGCTACGGCCGGGCGTACACCGCGCTGGACGACGTGGAAAAGCGGATGGACTCGGTCGCGGACATCGAGGCCTGCGTCGACTGGCTCGCCGACCACCCCGCGGTCGACCCCGACCGGATCGCCGCGATGGGCGGGTCCTACGGCGGGTTCATGGTGCTCGCCGCGCTGACGGAGTACCCCGACCTGTGGGCCGCCGGCGTCGACATCGTCGGCATCGCCAACTTCGTCACGTTCCTCGAAAACACCGGCGACTGGCGGCGCTCGCTCCGCGAGGCCGAGTACGGCAGTCTGGCCGATGACCGCGAGTTCCTCGAATCGATCAGCCCCATCCACAGCGTCGACGACATCGCCGCGCCGCTGTTCGTCCTCCACGGCGAGAACGACCCGCGCGTCCCCGTCGGCGAGGCCGAGCAGATAGTCGAGCGGGCCCGCGAGCAGGGCGTGCCCGTCCGGAAGCTGATCTTCGAGGACGAGGGCCACGGGTTCACGAAGCTGGAAAACAGGATCGAGGCGTACTCGGCCGTCGCCGAGTTCCTCGACGAGCACGTCTGA
- a CDS encoding FG-GAP-like repeat-containing protein, which translates to MATYDRGVAVGLAVLITLSVIAVGVGPIGTLASGTNLVGAADPAQDGGQAPANGTLSGTVNLSETDVTVRGDAPDQALGSAVSAAGDVNGDGNADVLVGAQYADAPANRSGAAYLFYGPVADGEYDAADADLTIQGINGSDWAGYSVAAGDVNGDGHSDLVVGAPLQDAGGDNAGAVYVIYGAADLSGTVNLSDADVTLVGDEAGDQFGRSVATVASEDGADAVVTGAPGSDAAGTDAGAAYVFGIDGDVMLSASDADTVLRGESSGDRAGLAVGTAGDVNDDGTADVIVGAPFNNSTAPNAGAAYLVTDRSDGSLSNATKLRGEGQGDLAGWSVSDAGDVNGDNVGDVIVGAPYNDTAGTNAGAAYVVHGSDSLPDSVDLAAADQRLRGVAAGDMAGWAVSSAGSGDVSCDEYADLLVGAPMADLNGENSGAAYVVYGGDDADAESSLADAAATLRGEGPGDRAGAALADVNDTSGDGNKDIAVGAPRNDSAGENSGAAYIVHGDCPISEDAAATDTTTEPDDTTERPKTTERPGTGTTAAQPADTTEGPDKTTKRTETTEEPATTTEPATTTAPAETTTQPEPTTTPDKTRTTTTQETTPPKTTITPAPTPTETTPPDTTTTRETTTTPPATTTREPTTTPRTTTPPDTTTTTTTDTTTTTPRTTTTTPETTTPDTTDTTTTPPETTTTTTTDTPTTTTTPETTTTTTIPETTTTTTQPTTTPPATTTTTTPETTTTTDTTTPDTTTTTTPDTTTTTTDTTTTTTDTTTTTTDTTTTTTDTPTTTPDGGSDQPAISFVALCVDGTAPGDASTSVTATNFKDDDSSEPIAATWSSDVTVSTVVVKSGQLIENFGGGGSGSVTVGQGTQAAAGQTPGDPCPAGETLLVKYEWTGSAFSPETENENGALDSLPLANLGALLALAAGTVLATRRRL; encoded by the coding sequence ATGGCTACCTACGACCGAGGCGTGGCGGTCGGCCTGGCGGTTCTCATCACGTTGAGCGTGATCGCGGTCGGGGTCGGCCCGATCGGCACACTGGCGAGTGGGACCAACCTGGTCGGGGCGGCCGATCCCGCACAGGACGGGGGACAGGCCCCCGCGAATGGCACTCTCTCGGGGACGGTGAATCTCTCCGAGACCGACGTGACGGTCCGCGGCGACGCGCCCGACCAGGCGCTCGGATCGGCCGTGTCCGCCGCCGGCGACGTGAACGGCGACGGAAACGCGGACGTGCTCGTGGGCGCGCAGTACGCCGACGCGCCCGCGAACCGGAGCGGGGCCGCGTACCTCTTCTACGGGCCGGTCGCCGACGGCGAGTACGACGCCGCCGACGCGGACCTGACGATCCAGGGGATCAACGGAAGCGACTGGGCCGGGTACAGCGTCGCGGCGGGCGACGTGAACGGCGACGGGCACAGCGACCTCGTCGTCGGCGCGCCGCTGCAGGACGCCGGCGGCGACAACGCCGGCGCAGTGTACGTCATCTACGGCGCGGCGGACCTCTCGGGGACGGTGAATCTCTCCGATGCCGACGTGACGCTCGTCGGCGACGAAGCCGGAGACCAGTTCGGTCGCTCCGTCGCGACCGTCGCGAGCGAGGACGGCGCGGACGCCGTCGTCACCGGCGCGCCGGGCAGCGACGCCGCCGGCACCGACGCCGGTGCCGCGTACGTCTTCGGGATCGACGGCGACGTGATGCTGTCGGCGAGCGACGCCGACACCGTCCTCCGGGGCGAGTCGTCGGGCGACCGCGCCGGGCTCGCCGTAGGGACGGCCGGTGACGTGAACGACGACGGGACGGCAGACGTGATCGTCGGCGCGCCGTTCAACAACAGCACCGCGCCGAACGCCGGGGCGGCTTATCTCGTCACCGACCGCTCCGACGGGTCGCTGTCGAACGCGACCAAACTACGGGGCGAGGGCCAGGGTGATCTCGCCGGCTGGTCGGTCTCGGACGCGGGCGACGTGAACGGCGACAATGTCGGCGACGTGATCGTCGGCGCGCCGTACAACGACACCGCCGGGACCAACGCCGGCGCGGCGTACGTCGTCCACGGAAGCGACTCGCTGCCCGACAGCGTCGACCTCGCGGCTGCCGACCAGCGCCTGCGTGGGGTGGCCGCCGGCGACATGGCCGGCTGGGCGGTCTCGTCCGCCGGATCGGGCGACGTGAGCTGTGACGAGTACGCCGACCTCCTCGTCGGCGCGCCGATGGCGGACCTGAACGGCGAGAACAGCGGCGCTGCCTACGTCGTCTACGGCGGCGACGACGCCGACGCGGAGTCGAGCCTCGCCGACGCCGCCGCGACGCTCCGCGGCGAGGGGCCCGGCGACCGCGCCGGTGCCGCGCTCGCGGACGTGAACGACACCAGCGGCGACGGCAACAAGGACATCGCCGTCGGCGCGCCGCGCAACGACAGCGCCGGCGAGAACAGCGGTGCGGCCTACATCGTGCACGGCGACTGCCCGATCAGTGAGGACGCCGCGGCGACCGACACGACGACCGAACCCGACGACACGACGGAACGGCCGAAGACGACCGAACGGCCCGGAACGGGGACGACGGCTGCACAACCCGCGGACACCACCGAGGGACCCGACAAGACGACAAAACGGACCGAAACGACCGAGGAACCAGCGACGACGACGGAACCAGCCACCACGACGGCACCAGCCGAGACGACCACACAGCCGGAACCGACCACCACCCCGGACAAGACGAGGACTACGACGACCCAAGAGACGACCCCGCCGAAGACGACGATCACGCCAGCACCGACCCCGACGGAAACGACGCCGCCGGACACGACTACAACTCGGGAGACGACAACGACGCCACCTGCGACGACGACGCGGGAACCGACTACTACCCCGAGAACGACGACGCCACCGGACACGACCACTACAACCACGACGGATACTACCACGACGACGCCGCGGACGACCACGACGACCCCAGAAACGACGACACCGGACACGACGGATACTACCACGACGCCGCCAGAAACGACTACCACAACTACAACGGATACCCCCACTACGACGACCACGCCGGAGACGACTACGACGACCACGATACCGGAGACAACCACTACGACGACTCAGCCGACGACTACGCCGCCGGCTACAACCACCACAACCACGCCGGAGACAACAACAACCACGGACACAACAACGCCGGACACGACGACAACCACCACTCCGGATACGACGACAACAACCACGGACACGACGACGACCACGACGGATACGACGACAACAACCACGGATACGACGACAACCACGACGGACACGCCCACCACGACGCCGGATGGCGGGAGCGATCAGCCGGCGATCAGCTTCGTCGCCCTGTGTGTCGACGGTACCGCGCCCGGTGATGCGTCGACAAGCGTGACGGCGACGAACTTCAAGGACGACGATAGCTCCGAACCGATCGCCGCGACCTGGTCATCAGATGTCACGGTCAGCACTGTCGTCGTCAAGTCGGGGCAGCTAATCGAAAACTTCGGTGGGGGTGGGAGCGGGAGCGTGACTGTCGGGCAAGGGACGCAGGCCGCTGCCGGCCAGACGCCGGGTGATCCGTGTCCCGCCGGAGAGACGTTGCTGGTAAAGTACGAGTGGACCGGGAGTGCGTTCTCCCCCGAAACCGAGAACGAGAACGGCGCGCTTGACAGCCTGCCGCTAGCGAACCTCGGCGCCCTGCTGGCGCTCGCGGCCGGTACCGTCCTCGCCACTCGAAGACGGCTGTAG
- a CDS encoding glycosyltransferase family 4 protein, protein MRVAVVSLETWQTRESAALRRLQFLSEALAARGHDVHVLCAKWWSEPGIRREDDGVTYHGVVVDETAGTSFLVRLPVVLRSISPDVVHAGSVPPSQVTAASVGASLSRCPLVAEWYGEAELAAGSERTRRWALTRPDAVVTPSRTVKTWAREAGADGDDVTVVPDAVDFDRIRATPPGDGGSVVYARRLDEGANLESVLLALAELRDRDWTATVIGDGPEREAYEQQARDLRIDDRVTFVGECDREARIAAYRDAHVFAQTATRCAFPTELLWALACGCVGIVEYHADSSAHELVENRERGFRTTSEQELADAIVDAGDLARLDVDDDFAEFDRDAVLETYLDRYRGLREEKGLF, encoded by the coding sequence ATGCGGGTCGCGGTCGTGTCGCTGGAGACGTGGCAAACCCGGGAGAGCGCGGCGCTTCGTCGGCTCCAGTTCCTCTCGGAGGCGCTCGCCGCCCGTGGCCACGACGTCCACGTGCTCTGTGCGAAATGGTGGAGCGAGCCGGGGATCCGACGCGAGGACGACGGTGTCACGTACCACGGCGTCGTCGTGGACGAGACCGCGGGCACGTCGTTTCTCGTCCGCCTGCCGGTCGTCCTCCGGTCGATCAGCCCGGACGTGGTCCACGCCGGTTCGGTCCCGCCCTCGCAAGTCACGGCGGCGAGCGTCGGGGCCTCGCTGTCGCGCTGTCCGCTCGTCGCCGAGTGGTACGGCGAGGCGGAACTCGCGGCCGGAAGCGAGCGGACCCGTCGGTGGGCGCTCACCCGGCCGGACGCCGTCGTGACGCCCTCCCGGACGGTCAAGACGTGGGCGCGGGAGGCCGGTGCGGACGGCGACGACGTGACCGTCGTCCCCGACGCGGTCGACTTCGACCGGATCCGGGCGACGCCGCCGGGAGACGGCGGGAGCGTCGTGTACGCCCGCCGGCTCGACGAGGGTGCGAATCTGGAGAGCGTCCTGCTGGCGCTGGCTGAGCTACGCGACCGCGACTGGACGGCGACGGTGATCGGCGACGGCCCGGAGCGCGAGGCGTACGAACAGCAGGCACGGGACCTCCGGATCGACGACCGGGTCACCTTCGTCGGCGAGTGCGACCGCGAGGCGCGGATCGCCGCCTACCGCGACGCCCACGTGTTCGCACAGACCGCGACGCGGTGTGCGTTCCCGACGGAACTGCTGTGGGCGCTCGCCTGTGGCTGCGTCGGCATCGTTGAGTACCACGCCGACTCCAGCGCGCACGAACTCGTGGAGAACCGCGAGCGCGGCTTCCGGACGACCAGCGAGCAGGAACTGGCAGACGCTATCGTCGACGCGGGCGACCTGGCGCGGCTCGACGTCGACGACGACTTCGCGGAGTTCGACCGCGACGCGGTGCTGGAGACGTACCTCGACCGGTACCGCGGGCTGCGCGAAGAGAAGGGGCTGTTCTAA
- the folP gene encoding dihydropteroate synthase — MEYHEAANFLYDLRRFGPRPGTESTADLLAHLDVGDRPRFVQVAGSNGKGSTARMVESVLREAGLSVGLYTSPHFDDLRERVQVDGRQIPEAAVAEFADAVRPYVVDRAADGEPPTFFETMTAMAVWQFARRDVDVAVLEVGIGGKLDATSAVDPVASAVTTVSLEHTSVLGDTVGEIARDKAHVAPDDAPLVTGTTGEALAAVREQAGDVLTVGGPDADVTADYGGRTNHTEAAVSLDGPDWRVETRLPALGAHQATNAGIAAALARQVAGVDGEMIARGLRGAHWPGRFEVIDDSPTVVLDGAHNPAACERLAETLAEFDYDDLYVVVGAMHEKDHRGMARALPTPDAVTACRPALSRAADEAVLAAVFEQVGVDAVDTRRAVADAVDGALDAAGPDDLVLVTGSLYAVAEARRRWTSAPIPKTFRDPADARAALESANVPEPTVRRLETEGSRRAVTLRVQRRQAAALKERMLSLGGDCAVSGLADGGDDGRVVDAVLLGTLGTFERLVEGLDDAPDGLSVVADGLSGALGIGTGGSDGTGRGYPWADGTAVMGILNVTPDSFHDGGEYNRVEDAVRRAEELVAEGADIVDVGGESTRPGADPVPVDEELDRVVPVVEAIAEIDAMISVDTRRAKVAEAALSAGADVVNDVTGLADPEMRFVAAEHDAPLVVMHSREAPVDPTADVAYDDVVEDVIAELRERVLLAEKAGLDRDQIIVDPGLGFAKSAAESFELLDRADELDALGCPVMIGHSHKSMFEHAGYEHGERGDATVAATALAAERGADVVRVHDVAENVAAVRVSDATDDG, encoded by the coding sequence ATGGAGTACCACGAGGCGGCGAACTTCCTCTACGACCTGCGGCGGTTCGGTCCGCGCCCCGGGACCGAGTCGACCGCGGACCTGCTCGCCCACCTCGACGTCGGGGACCGCCCGCGGTTCGTCCAGGTCGCGGGCTCGAACGGGAAGGGCAGTACCGCGCGGATGGTCGAGTCGGTCCTCCGGGAGGCGGGGCTGTCGGTCGGGCTGTACACCTCGCCGCATTTCGACGACCTCCGCGAGCGCGTGCAGGTGGACGGCCGGCAGATCCCCGAGGCGGCCGTCGCCGAGTTCGCCGACGCGGTCCGCCCGTACGTCGTCGACCGGGCGGCCGACGGCGAGCCGCCGACGTTCTTCGAGACGATGACGGCGATGGCCGTCTGGCAGTTCGCCCGCCGGGACGTCGACGTGGCCGTGCTGGAGGTGGGGATCGGCGGCAAACTCGACGCGACCAGCGCCGTCGACCCCGTCGCCAGCGCGGTGACGACCGTCTCGCTGGAGCACACGAGCGTTCTCGGCGACACCGTCGGGGAGATCGCACGGGACAAGGCCCACGTCGCGCCGGACGACGCGCCGCTGGTGACGGGGACGACCGGCGAGGCGCTCGCCGCCGTCCGCGAGCAGGCCGGCGACGTGCTGACGGTCGGCGGGCCGGACGCCGACGTGACCGCCGACTACGGCGGCCGGACGAACCACACCGAGGCCGCGGTCTCGCTCGACGGCCCGGACTGGCGCGTCGAGACGCGGCTCCCGGCGCTTGGGGCACACCAGGCGACGAACGCCGGCATCGCCGCGGCGCTGGCCCGGCAGGTCGCCGGCGTCGACGGGGAGATGATCGCCCGGGGACTTCGTGGCGCGCACTGGCCGGGGCGGTTCGAGGTGATCGACGACTCGCCGACGGTCGTCCTCGACGGCGCGCACAACCCCGCCGCCTGCGAGCGCCTCGCCGAGACGCTCGCGGAGTTCGACTACGACGACCTGTACGTCGTCGTCGGCGCGATGCACGAGAAGGACCACCGCGGAATGGCCCGGGCGCTGCCGACGCCTGACGCGGTGACGGCCTGCCGCCCCGCCCTCTCCCGCGCGGCGGACGAAGCGGTGCTCGCTGCCGTCTTCGAGCAGGTGGGGGTCGACGCGGTGGACACCCGTCGGGCCGTCGCCGACGCCGTCGACGGCGCGCTCGACGCCGCCGGCCCGGACGACCTGGTGCTCGTGACGGGGTCGCTGTACGCCGTCGCGGAGGCCCGCCGGCGGTGGACGAGCGCGCCGATACCGAAGACGTTCCGGGACCCAGCCGACGCCCGCGCGGCGCTGGAGAGCGCGAACGTCCCGGAGCCGACCGTTCGACGGCTGGAAACCGAGGGCAGCAGACGGGCCGTGACGCTCCGCGTCCAGCGCCGGCAGGCGGCAGCACTCAAGGAGCGTATGCTGTCACTGGGCGGCGACTGCGCCGTCTCCGGGCTGGCCGACGGGGGCGACGACGGGCGCGTCGTCGACGCCGTGTTGCTGGGGACGCTCGGGACGTTCGAGCGTCTGGTCGAGGGCCTCGACGACGCACCGGACGGGCTCTCGGTCGTCGCTGACGGCCTCAGCGGGGCGCTCGGCATCGGCACGGGCGGGAGCGACGGCACGGGCCGCGGCTACCCATGGGCGGACGGCACCGCGGTGATGGGCATCCTCAACGTCACGCCGGACTCGTTCCACGACGGCGGCGAGTACAACCGCGTCGAGGACGCCGTCCGCCGCGCCGAGGAGCTGGTCGCGGAGGGCGCCGACATCGTCGACGTGGGCGGCGAGAGCACCCGCCCCGGCGCGGACCCCGTCCCGGTCGACGAGGAACTGGACCGCGTCGTCCCGGTCGTCGAGGCGATCGCAGAGATCGACGCGATGATCTCGGTCGACACGCGCCGGGCGAAAGTCGCCGAGGCGGCGCTGTCGGCGGGCGCGGACGTCGTCAACGACGTGACCGGGCTGGCCGACCCGGAGATGCGCTTCGTCGCCGCCGAACACGACGCCCCGCTGGTCGTGATGCACAGTCGGGAGGCCCCGGTCGACCCGACGGCCGACGTGGCGTACGACGACGTGGTCGAGGACGTGATCGCGGAGCTACGGGAGCGCGTCCTGCTCGCCGAGAAGGCCGGTCTCGACCGCGACCAGATCATCGTCGACCCGGGGCTGGGGTTCGCCAAGTCCGCCGCCGAGAGCTTCGAACTGCTCGACCGCGCGGACGAACTCGATGCGCTCGGCTGTCCCGTCATGATCGGCCACTCCCACAAGTCGATGTTCGAGCACGCCGGCTACGAACACGGCGAGCGCGGCGACGCGACGGTGGCGGCGACGGCGCTGGCCGCCGAGCGCGGGGCCGACGTGGTCCGGGTCCACGACGTAGCCGAGAACGTCGCCGCGGTACGGGTCAGCGACGCGACGGACGACGGTTAG
- a CDS encoding ribbon-helix-helix domain-containing protein, whose translation MSNAKPGSGDDDPEMVQINLRLSEAFLEDIDATWKEQGFNSRSEFLRYVARDAVKHPDFSRAGWKQIATSEHELRSGDDELVSREDVIEMMDRGTDDE comes from the coding sequence ATGTCCAACGCGAAACCCGGCTCCGGCGACGACGACCCGGAGATGGTACAGATCAACCTTCGCCTGAGCGAGGCATTTCTGGAAGACATCGACGCGACGTGGAAGGAACAGGGGTTCAACTCCCGGAGCGAGTTCCTCCGCTACGTCGCCCGTGACGCGGTGAAACATCCCGATTTCTCCCGGGCAGGCTGGAAACAGATCGCGACGAGCGAACACGAACTGCGGTCCGGGGACGATGAGTTGGTGTCCCGGGAGGACGTGATCGAGATGATGGACCGCGGCACCGATGACGAGTGA
- a CDS encoding type II toxin-antitoxin system RelE family toxin — translation MTSDGDWTWKFTPRAADQFDGLDPHVQDRVVSKLDEVVSSEWRTPSDFLEPLTGGPFSKLRVGQYRVACVLDHDESVVEVHRIEHRSGAYTADD, via the coding sequence ATGACGAGTGACGGCGATTGGACGTGGAAGTTCACACCACGTGCGGCCGACCAGTTCGACGGACTCGACCCGCACGTTCAGGACCGCGTCGTCTCGAAACTCGACGAGGTCGTGAGTTCGGAGTGGCGAACCCCCTCCGACTTCCTCGAACCGCTTACCGGCGGCCCGTTTTCCAAACTCCGCGTCGGGCAGTATCGGGTCGCTTGCGTCCTCGACCACGACGAATCGGTCGTCGAAGTCCACCGGATCGAGCATCGAAGTGGGGCTTACACCGCCGACGACTGA